tctcgagggatgtgatcgaaggtgatctcatcaaagtattgagccaatttcaccacatgttctctatagggaatcaagttggggtggcgtgtttcccaatctccgttgatctgactaatcaccaaagcagaatctccataaactgcgagatttttaatcctcaaatcaatggcggcctcaataccatatatgcaagcctcatattcagccacattattagtacaatcaaaacaaatcctggccgtgaatggaatatgaaaacctgtcgGAGAGGTAAGCACAGCCCCAATACCATTACCCAATGCATTAgaagcaccatcgaacacgagcgtccatcgcgcccctggttcaggtccttcctcCTGATCTTGACTCTTGGAGGTCTCTGCCACACACATTATGTCCtcatcaggaaactcaaagtacATAGACTGGTAATCGTCCACAGGTTGATGTGCAAGATAGTCGGCAATTACACTACTTTTAATGGCCTTCTGGGTAGTGTATTGTATGTCGTActctgtcaagatcatttgccaacgggcaatcctTCCGGTCAATGCTggtttctcaaatatatatttgattgggtccatctttgaaatcaataaagtggtgtgagtcaacatatactgtctcagtcggcgagcagcccatgccaaagcacagcaagttttctcgagtagtgagtatcttgattcacaatcggtaaactttttgctaaggtaataaattgcgtgctcttttcgaccggactcgtcatgctgacccagcacacaccccattgaattctcgaGGACTGTCAGATACATAATCAAAGGTCTATCTTCCACTGGAGGCATGAGGATTGGAGGCTCTTGCAAATACTCTTTAACCTTATCAAACGCCTTTTGACAATTGTCATCCCACTTTATTGCCTGATTCTTTCTCAATAGCTTGAAGATAGGTTCACACGTGGCGGTAaggtgtgagatgaaccttgcaATATAATTTAACCTTCCCAAGAATCCACGAACCTGTTTCtcagttctcggctcaggcatctcttgtatagcttttaccttggCGGGATCGACCTCGATACCCCTTTCACTTACGATGAAACCAAGCAACTTTCCTGATCTCACTCCGAAGGTGCATTTATTGGGATTCAACCTTAACCTGAACTTTCTTAacctttcaaacaatttcttcagATGAACCAGGTGCTCTTCTTCAGTatgggactttgcaatcatgtcgtccacatagacctcaatttctttatgaatcatgtcgtgaaacaaagtcaccatggctctttgataggttgccccagcattctttaatccaaacggcatgaccttgtaacaaaaggtgccccaaggcgtaatgaatgttgtcttttccatgtcctcgggcgccatctttatttggttgtaaccagaaaaaccgtccatgaaggagaaaactgagaactgagcagtattatctaccaatacatcaatatgaggaagcgggaaatcatccttcgggctcgccctattcagatctcgatagtcgacacacattcgtaccttcccatctttcttaggtacaggtacaatgttggcgacccatggtggataaactgttacagcaagaaaacctgcatcaaactgcttctgaacctcttcttggattttcttggacatatcaGGACGTGTTCTCCTGAGTTTCTGCTTGACGGGCGAAGAATTTTCTTTAAGGGGTAGCCTGTGCACAACAATATCAGTATCtaatccaggcatatcttcgtaagaccatgcgaagatatcagaatactccttcaacattccaatcaacttctctttcacattctcattcaaagaagcccctattttaacctcccttctcgtctcttcggtgccaagattcaccgtctcaataggctcttgatgtggctcgatcactttctcttcttgtttcaacaatctggccaactcatcaggCAATTCACAATCTTCTTCACCCCCTTCTTCAGCGGCGTAGATAGGGTTGTCAAAGTCATGACGAGGCATAGCAAGATCGTTGTCAATAGAATCTGGAGGAGAAGTGGATCTGCATGgattatgatttatgctttattttagaatGGAGGGATGATGATAAATAAGAAACGTTGCCAttttttttgattaattataaatataaaagtaaaaacgaaagacagggaacaaaatatttgaatgcaaaaacgtccttttattaatgatcttaacattgaaaaacaacaaatgaGGCCCTACATATGTTCACTGTGTCTTGGGCAGAACAcaggaattattgcatgataaacaaaaacaaacattattacttttgatcaagagcaattgagatgatgtcttcggatgaccagttgagaagcttctgtcccgggacacacggcttgatccattcttcaatgtcataatcactatcCATATCATCATCAGCAGCACAAATATGATCCTTGACAATGCCAGCACTAGAGAACTTGATCGGAACGAAGGTTCCGGGCTTCTTGAAGGACCCATCAGAAGAACTCTGCCCCAACTGATATCCAATCCCACACTTATCCTGCTTGATTGGTAGATCCAAGACTCGGCCCCATCCTTCAGGATGACCAGATTCAACCACAGCTTTGGCTTCCTTTAGTGAAGACATAGGAGCCTCcaacttcttcttttcaacataaGGGATCTTGATAGTCTGGACAGCCTCAAACGCTTGACAAGGTGTTTCGTGGACCTCCCCTTCCACATCAATATATTTGAAAGACGCAAGATGGGTTACCACATGCTCTTCCTCCCCACATATCGTGACTATCTTCCCCTGAGTGGCAAATTTGAGTTTCTGATGCAATGTGGAAGTcacggccccagcagcatggatccatggaCGTCCCAGGAGACAACTGTAAGACGGGTGGATATCCATCACAAAGAAGGTAATGGTGAAAAGCTGAGGGCCTATCATTATTGGCAAGTCAACCTCCCCAAATACGGATCTCTTTGACCCATCAAAGGCTCGCACTGTCAATTCACTCGGCCTTATCTCGACACCAGAGTAATCCAGCCTCATCAAAGACGACTTCGGTAATACATTCAAAGAAGATCCATTATCCACGAGAACACGAGATAACATAGTCCCTTTACATTCCACTGATATATGCAAAGCTCTATTATGGTTTCTACCTTCGGAGGGCAAGTCTGCATCAGTGAATCCCAATCCATTACCAGCATTGATGTTTGACACCACCCCTTCAAGTTGATTCACTGAGATCTCTGGAGGGACGAAAGCAGTACTTAAAAGTCTCAACAAAGCGTTTCGATGTGTCTCCGAACACAAGAGCAACTGCAAGATCGAAATCTTTGATTGAGTTTGGCTCAATTGGTCAACCACTTTATACTCACTTTTCTTGATGATCTttaggaactcttccatctctttggCCACAGTATCTTCAGAGTTAGAGCTTTGCCCCTGATCCAAAGTATCTTCTGTCACTCCTTTCCCTTTTGCTTGAGCTTGAGCTTCTGTATTGTCATCGCGAGTACTCTGGGGAGGGTTGAAAATACGACCACTTCTTGTCATTCTTCCAATgccaacaacattatcaacatctTCTTTTTCAACCGGTACTTTAATCTCATACTTGGCCCCTTGGTAGAAAACTTCTCCGCCATAATTCCATGGGATTGCTTTCTCACTAGTATACGGAACGGGACCAGGTGATGTAATAACCAAAGGAGGTGCTCTAGCAGGAATTGGGATTTTAGCAGGAGTGTAGGGGATAGATGCCACATTAACTGCGTTTTCAACCATTTCAGGACGTCGCACACGCTCAAACTGTAGATACCCACTATCTATCAACTGTTGAATCCCATCTTTCACCTTATCACAAACTGATGAAGTGACCATGCAATTAGGACAGAACTCTCCACAACCAGCGTATAGTCTCATCCTCAACAATTCCTTCTTCAATAATGGCAACAATGAACCCAATTCGATCACATCCTTAACCAGGTGAGTGTCTTCAACAACCTCAATAGCATTTGCCGCATGGGTTCCATGGGGAGGCATAGGATTCTGAACAACATTAGGCCCTTGAGTAGGAGTAAACTCGATGGCTTTGGAGTCGAGCAAATCCTGGACTTTATGCTTCAACGCTTTACAGTTTTCAATATTATGTCCAGGTGacccagagtggaattcacacctTGCATTAGCATCCCAATTAGGAGGCAGCTTAGCAGGAGTGGCTAGAGTCCTCAATTGGACCAAGTTCAAATCGAGGAGATATGGCAATACTTGTGCGTATGTCATTGGGATCGGATCAAAAGCTCTTTCTGGCAATTTCGGTCGTTGTTGGTACTGACGCGGCTGATACCCTTGTTGTTGATGTTGGAAAGGAGCATTTGGGATAGTCACAGCGGCTACTTGTTGATGAGCCTGATTTCTGCCACTACCATAGTAAGCAGCACTCGTTTCACCTTCTCTTTTCTTAGCAAACCCATTATATGGTTTCTTTCCACCAGCCCCAGAGGAGGAACTAGCAGCACTCGGATTCTGTATTCTACCAGCCTTAATTCCACTTTCAATTCGCTCACCAATCATAACCAACTCGGCAAAACTTGAGGATGCAGAGCAGGCAGAGTAGTATTGACCCTCCAGAGTGTTGGTGAACAGGTCCATCATTTCTCTCTCCAACATAGGTGGTTGAACTCTGGCTGCCAACTCGCGCCATTTTTGCGCGTATTCTTTGAAGGACTCATTAGCTTTCTGGGATAAATTCTGTAACTGAGTGCGATTTGGTGCCATGTCAACATTATACTGATACTGCTTTATGAAGGCATCAACCAGGTCTCTCCAACTTCGGATGTGAGTTCTCTCCAACCTCATATaccattccaaggatgccccagtCAGGCTATCTTGGAAAAAGTGCATCAACAGTCCCTCGTCCTCAGAGTATACATGCATTTTGCGATAGTAAGCTCGGACATGGGTCTTGGGACAAGTATtccccttgtacttctcaaaatcTGGCACTTTGAATTTTGGCGGCACACGGACACCAGGAACCAAACCCAAGTCATTAATGTCCATACCGAGTCCTTGGCCTTCCATGgccctcatcctttcctccagtcCTCTGAACAACCTTCCAGCATCATGTGGAAATCCCAACTCACTTTCAGGAAATAGATCCTCGTGTCGATCTTCTTCCAACACGGGGATAGCAGCAGCCCTTCTGATTTGTTGTGTGGTATGTCCTTCAAGGGTAGGCTGGGGAGGCCCACGGGGATCACCTTGATTAGCAGCAGGAGGAATTACACCAGGTCCTCCGATCACAGGTTCACCATTGACACGAATATCAGCAGGATTTCTTTGTGGGGGATCCGCGACAACCTGAGCAACTGTGTCCATCCTGATTCTGAGTTCTTCTTGGCGATCAGCCATGTTTTGCATGACTTCCATGAACTGAGCCATCTGAGCAGTAACCTGAGTTCTCATCTGGATAAGATCATCCCTTAACTGATCCATTTGCAGTGAATGATTAGCCCTTGTGTAGTAGCGATGTGTAGGTGGAGGTGcaattgctgaaagagaaaacCCATTCAGTCAAATAAGAACACCATCTGATGTACCTGTTTGTGCATGATGTGCATgaggtgcatgtgtgcatatgatgtgaggtgccattttcagagtatccaaaatCGAACTGATGGTCAAGAACAAATAACAACGTGATGAGAGAGATATCAAGTGGAAACAGAAAGCAATTCAATTCATTCATAACAGCTCCCTAAGGCGAGTAGGTTCATACACAAATAACAATGTTTCAATATAAAAACATtagagaccccatccaacaaatcTGGTGGTGGTCTACAAACAAATTCAATTTATCAATTCATCTCAATGTAGAACaaaggtcctccttgtctgaaatgGGCGTCACTCCACTTCTTTGTTTCGTCAAACAGCTTCTTAGTCGCCTCCCGATCTCTTCCTTTGACAAGGCTTTGGATCACTTCATCCTTTCGGAATAACTGCGTGTCTAGATTCTTGCAGCAATCCCTAAGTTCGTCACACCCTTTGCATTCTGGGATATAGGTCTTCTCAAGTTCATTTGCTTCACTCATCATTTGATCTCTGagcttgacattctcttcagctagtcgggcggtgcggaggtgacttcctttcagttgggtctcaactgctattctctgagtggtctcttcttccagtttcttcttCATGGTCCTCAACTCATACTTGGTTTCTTTCTCCAGTCGGAGCTTGTGGGCTTTCAGGTCTTCTTGATACTCTCGTCTGAGcttctctttttcttcctttatAGCCTTTTCTATAACCTTTTGAGGATCTTCAGTAGGAACGACAACAGCTTTTCCGTCCTTTTCAGTTCTAACCCTCTTCCTGGCTTGAGAAGACTCTCCTTTGAGAGTTTTAAGTTCACGGGCCAGTTCATTCTTTGTCTGTTTAAGGAAATAGCGCTTCAAATCCATATCCCTATCTTTCTCTTTCAGTCTCAAATTGGCGACGCGGACCTGGTCAAAACGTTCCCTTGATACCATAGTTTCTGATATCTTCGGAGGTTGTGCATACAAGAGAGGAACTTCCGGGAATGGTAACAAAAGTGTCTTGACTCTCTCCTTAACCCAATCGGTATAGGGCTCCATAGCAATGGCATTCTTGGCTCCCAGAGTGGATCTCTCACCTATATGAATGTTATTCCAGGCCTTCTTGATTTCCTCAAGCGCTATAGGGTCAGCTCCCTTTTCAAAGTATACGGATTGGTAAATCTCCCTATCCGAAGGCCCCCTCTTCATGGTATAGCCCAACTGACGAAGAGCTAGAACTGGGTTGTAGTTAATACATCCTCTTGTCCCAATGAGCGGGACGTTACCAAAGTTTCCGCACCTAATAATGACTTCAGATATGCCTGTTCGGAATTGATACCATACGATATCGTTTGCAGTAAGTCCCATGATTCTCTGAGACCATTTCTGAGTAGAGGTAACAAACGGACCACTAGCAGGCAAGTGAGATTTGAACCATTTATATAACAGCGGCAAGCAACCTCGGATAGCCCCCCTTTTACCATGCCGAGAGTGAATGGAATAATATGTGTCAGCCAATAGGGTGGGTATTGGATTCTTGTCCATAAAAAGACATATAGCAGCCAaatcaacgaacttgtgaatgttgGGAAACATCACAATTCCATAGATCAGAGCGGCCAAAATAGCATTGAAAGCCTCCCATATTCCTTTGTCAGCAAATTCTTGGGCTTTTTCAACCAGGAAACTCATGTAGAAGCCATGAGTATCACCATTCTTCTTCCAGTTATCATGAACATCTCccaagctcaaataaagagcgttggcaatgtAATCCAACCTAGGTTTCTCCGGGACACAAACAAAAGGCActttgtgttgaatcttgatgttgAGGAGGTAAGAGTACTCTTCGAGAGTGGGAGCTAGCTGATAATCTGAAAATGTGAAACAACGGATATCTGGGTCGTAGAACTGAAGAAGAGTGGATAAGGCCCATTCGTCGACCCGCGAGTACAGAAGAGATAATATGTTGCCATAATTGTCGCTGAACACTGTTTCATTATGACCAGTGACCAATTCACCCAATTGTCCCAGTTGAACCATACCCTCGCGATGGAAAGTATAAGTGTGTGTGCGCCTTGTAGCTCCTTGATTGACGGTCACGTTGTTATCCATTCTTGACAGAGATAGATATTTtctggataccctgaaaaatgacATGCACATGAGAAttaacttttttcttttctttcttttctttcttttttctctttttttttttgaaatttaaacatgctatgatgaaaatgatgcagaTTGGGTCCCCACGACATAGAGGGACCAAGGCAATAATTCTGAGCAAGAAGATATcataggatcaaaggtccggcatagatCAGAGAACCAATAGAGccaaatagtcaccaacagaaccaaatagtcaccaacggtacctgtcatgtatatccctccccactcacgggtgtagtctaggtcagggtaggtcaaaatggcaaccagcgttatcagtcctcctgaggcaccaatgttgttgcatctacatgccaacaatgataccccatttggacctcgactgggcgtgggtctcatgatcgcactagacaagacctgacatctcatcggcgtcatgactatccactctatcctaggtatcctatgtgtcactctggcctgggtattgggccttttacctcacagaacatcccacccaacctgcaaaacagaacagaagaccccaaggaacacagaatataatccacatgcatgcaaacagaaataaacatgatatgcaagcagaaaaataaacatgcaaacatatatacaaggtatagatataaaacaagtaaacacccagtaaaagaaacaaacaaaggctaggatcgactcgctaggaatggaccagcaataggtctagcaacatccccagcagagtcgccagttgtcgctaccgcgaaaaatggatcagagtcgccactaatatatttatcccatcgcgggaaaggaatatcagaaacctaactcgaaacaaggacaaggtctttcgaccagagaacagggtacgggagtcggttacgcgaggggaaggtgctagcacccctcacgcccatcgtactcgatggtatccacctatgtttgtttctatctaaagggcgtATCTAacgtctaaacctaaatgcgaatgaatgcaaaagaaatacggggaaaagaaggaattatttacaagtgtgctcgcttaggccccgcgacccaatgcctacgtatcccttaaaaggaatcagagcgaccgtagttcggctccatagtttccatttgttttgtgttttttagttgaacagcggttaaggtcacaatccacgatgctcgacctttggagacttatacgcctactttggaaaggacttaacttgttcttaggtgcctaacaaggcaaaagaaaagaatcttgggtttgtgtcttttattgtaattccacaatgacaaaacccactacaaggcttcgcattgcttccttactttgttttaagtctgagccttttattaatcattttgaatgttttttggttgagtattttttaagggagatttactttgcgacttagatcacaccaagaaaaagagttttgtttttgactatttagagaatgcacatcgaggtctacaccacaatcgattctctaaataacggctaagaaatacatcgaaatctacattccaatcatttcttttccgtttagtagaaaagaacgtacatcggggcctacaccccaatcatttcttttctactatgtgagaaagaacgtacatcggggcctacaccccaatcatttctttctcactacgcatcagaaaagtcacagtgtgatctttgtcaggtttttttattaagtattttagagttgaaaaagaaaaagaaatgaaagagggGCACTAACCTAGTCTCTAATCTAATGTTATACACTAAAACCTATTTAAAATCTACACTAAAATCTAAGGGGATCTGACTAAGGAGAAGAAAAGgagaaagttgtttaagttgaccaAAGTTAacctttaacaactaggggtattttagtcATTTCTCAAAAtgttgaaaatattcacaaaaagaaagaataaaaatcTAAACTAACCATGAACATATTCACAAACAAatcatatttcatttattttaaaactatttttgagaattaaaactaacaaaactaaatatttttttatgtgagaaccaatcaaaatttaaagaaaatcaACAATTACAAATTCTAAAATAACTATGGGTTCTAAAATCTAATTGGTTGAGAAAATATTTTTGTCACGTTTTTTATTTGAGTAAAAAAGAATTATCAAACTAAAATAAAAGAaagcaaaattattatttttagaatcTGTCCACAGGGAGGGGTGTATTAGCAAAAACAAATGAACTGATTTTATGTCAAAAGCGCAATGGGCCCAAACTGGTGGTGTAGATATCAATAGCGTTATGGCCCACAATCACACAACAGGCGTAGCATCAGTAATGAGGGAGTAAGAAACGCTACATGACGTTAGGCCCAATCAAAAAGTACAGTCCAGATTGCCATAGTATGCTATTATCTCATTTATTCAGCAtggtatttatttattctatggTTTTATTAATCTGTAACGTAAACAAAGTGGACACAACATATCAATTGGTCAAGGTTATACTTAAGTCATAAAAGACAAAATAACTCCCTAGCCAATCAGAATTAGCCACCTCACGTTCCCTTCACATGAACAAATCCAACGTTCCCAACAAACTGGGAGCAACAACCAATCACATACCGGACACGTCAGCGCCGGAATTAAAAGACCACATACAAATCCTTCCAGAGATCCATTTTCCGATCATCTTCTCCGGCGATTTCACCACGCCGGAGATACTTGACTCGCCCAGAAATTGAAACGGGCAACACCACCTAACTCATATTCTTCCACAGATTCGAGATCTATCATTGTTTTTTCCTAATTCTTACTCTAGCAGCCTAACCGAACCAATCTCATGAACCCTAACTTACATCAACTTCACCAAAATTGAAACTGAGCACAACAACGGACTTCTCATGGAACCTAGAGTTCATATCTATGGAACAATCATTCAAATCGCTATACTATCACCTTAATCGATTTCAAAGAAGAAGGTCTTCACCTAACGAGTAACACACATTCTTATCAAGCACGGCAGTATTAAGCATATTAGCAATGTCCTATAGCATGCAACTAAATGCAGGGAAGGTATTTACGAAGCTTACTTGACGAGATCTTGGATGAGATGCGGAGGATTTCCGACGGATCTTGACGTAGTCGTTCGAGCAAAGCAAGTATAGGATCCTGAAAGACTCCGGGATCGAGATCTTGAGAACAAAAGAATGCTCCAACCAGCCGTAGCCTCTTCAAACTTTTAACTCCTTGGATTGCAATACGGAAGCAGTGATGGCGAGGCAATCGAGTATGGATGATGGAGGTGGCGACATAACCGAATCTTGAAGGTGATGAAAGAGATTGAAGAAGGTTGTTGATGTGATGAAGAGTTATAGGTGCGGTTGACGATGGTTAATAGGAACGGTTGTTGAAGCTTATTGGTGGTTAATAatggaggatgaagatgatggagcTTGATGAAGTGAGAGAAAGTGATGAGAGGTACATGGATCGGAGAAGTTAGGGCAGTTATGGTGGCCGGAGGTAGttagaggaggtggttagaggaGGTGGttatggaggagagagaaaggaTAGAGTGAAGATGAGAATGGGGGAGAGAG
Above is a genomic segment from Vicia villosa cultivar HV-30 ecotype Madison, WI unplaced genomic scaffold, Vvil1.0 ctg.000752F_1_1, whole genome shotgun sequence containing:
- the LOC131630928 gene encoding uncharacterized protein LOC131630928 — encoded protein: MDQLRDDLIQMRTQVTAQMAQFMEVMQNMADRQEELRIRMDTVAQVVADPPQRNPADIRVNGEPVIGGPGVIPPAANQGDPRGPPQPTLEGHTTQQIRRAAAIPVLEEDRHEDLFPESELGFPHDAGRLFRGLEERMRAMEGQGLGMDINDLGLVPGVRVPPKFKVPDFEKYKGNTCPKTHVRAYYRKMHVYSEDEGLLMHFFQDSLTGASLEWYMRLERTHIRSWRDLVDAFIKQYQYNVDMAPNRTQLQNLSQKANESFKEYAQKWRELAARVQPPMLEREMMDLFTNTLEGQYYSACSASSSFAELVMIGERIESGIKAGRIQNPSAASSSSGAGGKKPYNGFAKKREGETSAAYYGSGRNQAHQQVAAVTIPNAPFQHQQQGYQPRQYQQRPKLPERAFDPIPMTYAQVLPYLLDLNLVQLRTLATPAKLPPNWDANARCEFHSGSPGHNIENCKALKHKVQDLLDSKAIEFTPTQGPNVVQNPMPPHGTHAANAIEVVEDTHLVKDVIELGSLLPLLKKELLRMRLYAGCGEFCPNCMVTSSVCDKVKDGIQQLIDSGYLQFERVRRPEMVENAVNVASIPYTPAKIPIPARAPPLVITSPGPVPYTSEKAIPWNYGGEVFYQGAKYEIKVPVEKEDVDNVVGIGRMTRSGRIFNPPQSTRDDNTEAQAQAKGKGVTEDTLDQGQSSNSEDTVAKEMEEFLKIIKKSEYKVVDQLSQTQSKISILQLLLCSETHRNALLRLLSTAFVPPEISVNQLEGVVSNINAGNGLGFTDADLPSEGRNHNRALHISVECKGTMLSRVLVDNGSSLNVLPKSSLMRLDYSGVEIRPSELTVRAFDGSKRSVFGEVDLPIMIGPQLFTITFFVMDIHPSYSCLLGRPWIHAAGAVTSTLHQKLKFATQGKIVTICGEEEHVVTHLASFKYIDVEGEVHETPCQAFEAVQTIKIPYVEKKKLEAPMSSLKEAKAVVESGHPEGWGRVLDLPIKQDKCGIGYQLGQSSSDGSFKKPGTFVPIKFSSAGIVKDHICAADDDMDSDYDIEEWIKPCVPGQKLLNWSSEDIISIALDQKSTSPPDSIDNDLAMPRHDFDNPIYAAEEGGEEDCELPDELARLLKQEEKVIEPHQEPIETVNLGTEETRREVKIGASLNENVKEKLIGMLKEYSDIFAWSYEDMPGLDTDIVVHRLPLKENSSPVKQKLRRTRPDMSKKIQEEVQKQFDAGFLAVTVYPPWVANIVPVPKKDGKVRMCVDYRDLNRASPKDDFPLPHIDVLVDNTAQFSVFSFMDGFSGYNQIKMAPEDMEKTTFITPWGTFCYKVMPFGLKNAGATYQRAMVTLFHDMIHKEIEVYVDDMIAKSHTEEEHLVHLKKLFERLRKFRLRLNPNKCTFGVRSGKLLGFIVSERGIEVDPAKVKAIQEMPEPRTEKQVRGFLGRLNYIARFISHLTATCEPIFKLLRKNQAIKWDDNCQKAFDKVKEYLQEPPILMPPVEDRPLIMYLTVLENSMGCVLGQHDESGRKEHAIYYLSKKFTDCESRYSLLEKTCCALAWAARRLRQYMLTHTTLLISKMDPIKYIFEKPALTGRIARWQMILTEYDIQYTTQKAIKSSVIADYLAHQPVDDYQSMYFEFPDEDIMCVAETSKSQDQEEGPEPGARWTLVFDGASNALGNGIGAVLTSPTGFHIPFTARICFDCTNNVAEYEACIYGIEAAIDLRIKNLAVYGDSALVISQINGDWETRHPNLIPYREHVVKLAQYFDEITFDHIPREENHLADALATLASMFKVKWDNEAPSIVIKRLDEPAFCGVIDNVPDEKPWFYDIKKFLETQEYLEGASLTDRKTLKRLSAKFFIAGGVLYKRNFDSVLLRCVDRHEAAKIMQEVHEGSFGTHASGHTMARKILRAGYYWSTLEHDCFNHVVVCYKCQVYADRVHVPPVPLNVLTSPWPFAMWGIDMIGEIKPTASNGHRFILVAIDYFTKWVEAASYANVSKQVVTRFIKHHIICRYGVPERIITDNGSNLNNKMMKELCENFKITHHNSSPYRPKMNGAVEAANKNIKKIVQKMVVTYKDWHEMLPFALHGYRTSVRTSTGATPFSLVYGMEAILPVEVEIPSLRVLTDVKLSEADWVQTRFDQLNLIDEKRLAAICHGQAYQKKMKRAFDKKIRARHFQVGDLVLKKILPIHNDPRGKWTPNYEGPYVVKKVFSGGAMILSTMDGEDFPLPVNADAVKKYFA
- the LOC131630929 gene encoding uncharacterized protein LOC131630929; translation: MDNNVTVNQGATRRTHTYTFHREGMVQLGQLGELVTGHNETVFSDNYGNILSLLYSRVDEWALSTLLQFYDPDIRCFTFSDYQLAPTLEEYSYLLNIKIQHKVPFVCVPEKPRLDYIANALYLSLGDVHDNWKKNGDTHGFYMSFLVEKAQEFADKGIWEAFNAILAALIYGIVMFPNIHKFVDLAAICLFMDKNPIPTLLADTYYSIHSRHGKRGAIRGCLPLLYKWFKSHLPASGPFVTSTQKWSQRIMGLTANDIVWYQFRTGISEVIIRCGNFGNVPLIGTRGCINYNPVLALRQLGYTMKRGPSDREIYQSVYFEKGADPIALEEIKKAWNNIHIGERSTLGAKNAIAMEPYTDWVKERVKTLLLPFPEVPLLYAQPPKISETMVSRERFDQVRVANLRLKEKDRDMDLKRYFLKQTKNELARELKTLKGESSQARKRVRTEKDGKAVVVPTEDPQKVIEKAIKEEKEKLRREYQEDLKAHKLRLEKETKPPPDLLDGVSNVFILKHCYLCMNLLALGSCYE